From Nicotiana tabacum cultivar K326 chromosome 15, ASM71507v2, whole genome shotgun sequence, the proteins below share one genomic window:
- the LOC142169844 gene encoding uncharacterized protein LOC142169844, which translates to MKWRLASDVLWNKNVPVRLKGKFYKVVVKPTLLYGTEYWPVKNSHTHKLKVDEMRILRWICGHAWLDKIGNEVIREKVGVTPMEDKMWEARLRWFGHVKRTSIEAPVRRCERLASVGSMRGRGRPKKSWGEVIRWDMAQLELTENMGLNRRVLRSEIRVEGS; encoded by the coding sequence atgaagtggaggctcgcttccgaTGTCTTATGGAATAAGAATGTGCCGGtgagacttaaaggtaagttctacaaggttGTAGTTAAACCGACGTTGTTGTATGGAACAGAGTATTGGCCGGTCAAGAACTCTCATACCCATAAGCTAAAAGTAGATGAGATGAGGATATTGAGGTGGATATGTGGGCATGCCTGGTTGGATAAGATtgggaatgaagttattcgggaaaaGGTGGGAGTGACCCCCATGGAGGATAAGATGTGGGaggcgaggttgagatggttcggacatgttaagaGGACAAGTATAGAAGCCCCAGTTAGAAGGTGCGAGCGGTTAGCCTCGGTGGGCAGCAtgaggggtagaggtaggcctaagaagtcttggggagaggttATTAGATGGGACATGGCGCAACTGGAGCTGACTGAGAACATGGGCCTAAACAGGAGAGTGTTGAGGTCAgaaattagggtagaaggttcgtAG
- the LOC142161688 gene encoding putative methyltransferase TCM_000168 codes for MLADTLGSCFVDLAKQGEFEEDEVDAFNIPVYITSPSEIEEAIRRNGCFDIEILEILPKETSPINGLTAKDASVHIRAITEGLIEEKFGPKLLDKLFHLYTQKLEDTYLDLLSGEAISLFVALKRKTNL; via the exons ATGTTAGCTGACACTTTGGGTTCATGCTTTGTGGATTTGGCCAAGCAG GGTGAGTTTGAGGAAGACGAGGTGGATGCATTCAATATACCAGTGTACATCACGTCTCCCTCTGAAATAGAAGAAGCAATTAGAAGAAATGGATGTTTTGACATAGAAATACTGGAGATTCTGCCAAAGGAAACATCACCAATCAATGGTCTGACTGCTAAAGATGCGTCCGTGCATATAAGGGCTATAACTGAGGGACTGATTGAAGAAAAGTTTGGTCCAAAACTTTTGGACAAACTCTTTCATCTCTACACACAAAAACTTGAGGATACATATCTTGACTTGCTTTCTGGTGAAGCAATAAGTTTATTCGTAGCTCTTAAACGCAAAACGAACCTCTAA
- the LOC107799627 gene encoding loganic acid O-methyltransferase-like: MAVERNNNSSHEFPMASGASPFSYKKNSVYQKRVVRATKQLMNAVVMEKLQVESLNIQREIFQITDMGCSTGPNTFISVQNIVESVELKFQNTTKTNDTKIPKIQVFFSDHSFNDFNTLFASLPMNKSYYAAAAVGSFYDRVFPDESLHIVNCSYGLHFLSKVPSEVEDKTSPAWNKGMVYYSHAKEEVIREYETQHEKDIYGLVFER; this comes from the exons ATGGCTGTCGAAAGGAATAACAACAGTTCTCACGAATTTCCTATGGCTAGTGGAGCAAGCCCTTTCAGCTACAAGAAAAATTCTGTCTATCAG AAACGAGTTGTTCGTGCTACCAAGCAGCTAATGAATGCAGTTGTAATGGAGAAACTCCAAGTTGAAAGCCTTAATATACAACGGGAAATCTTTCAGATCACTGATATGGGTTGTTCAACCGGACCTAATACATTTATTTCAGTACAAAACATCGTCGAATCTGTGGAACTGAAGTTCCAAAACACCACAAAAACAAATGACACTAAAATACCTAAAATTCAAGTTTTCTTTAGTGATCATTCCTTCAATGATTTCAATACCCTTTTCGCATCTCTCCCTATGAATAAATCATATTATGCTGCTGCTGCTGTGGGTTCTTTCTACGATCGTGTTTTTCCCGATGAATCTCTTCATATTGTTAACTGCTCTTATGGTCTTCATTTTCTTTCTAAAGTTCCGAGTGAGGTTGAAGACAAAACTTCACCTGCTTGGAACAAAGGAATGGTTTACTATTCCCATGCTAAGGAAGAGGTGATTAGGGAATATGAAACACAACATGAGAAAGATATATATGGACTCGTTTTTGAACGCTAG